One genomic region from Epinephelus fuscoguttatus linkage group LG8, E.fuscoguttatus.final_Chr_v1 encodes:
- the LOC125893932 gene encoding acidic leucine-rich nuclear phosphoprotein 32 family member E-like isoform X1, protein MEMKKRVILELRKRNPAEVVELVVDNCRSSDGEVEGLTDEYTELEILSMVNVGISSLSKLPSLPKLRKLEVSDNTISGGLDTLAEKCPNLTYLNLSGNKIKELSTIETLQNLKNLKSLDLYSCEVSTLDDYRDSVFELLPQLTYLDGYDQEDNEVPDSEAENDDDDDEAGPPGGDDDDEDEDDEEGSEGDDEEEEVGLSYLMKEGIQDEEDDGDYVEEEEDEDEEEEDGDVDGVQGEKRKRDPEDEGDDDDDE, encoded by the exons ATGGAGATGAAGAAGAGGGTCATTCTGGAGCTGAGGAAAAGAAACCCAGCGGAG GTGGTggagctggtggtggataacTGTCGCTCCAGTGACGGAGAGGTTGAAGGTTTGACAGACGAGTACACGGAGCTGGAGATCCTCAGCATGGTGAACGTCGGCATCTCTTCGCTCTCCAAACTGCCATCACTGCCCAAACTACGCAAG ctggAGGTGAGCGATAACACCATCTCAGGAGGTCTGGACACACTGGCAGAGAAATGTCCCAATCTGACATATCTGAACCTGAGTGGGAACAAGATTAAAGAGCTGAGCACCATCGAGACACTG CAGAATCTAAAGAACCTTAAGAGTCTGGATCTGTACAGCTGTGAAGTGTCCACGCTGGATGACTACAGAGATAGCGTCTTCGAGCTGCTGCCTCAGCTCACCTATCTGGACGGATATGACCAGGAGGACAACGAGGTGCCCGACTCAGAGGCCGAAAATG ACGACGACGACGATGAAGCCGGTCCACCTGGAGGCGATGACgatgatgaggatgaagatgacGAGGAAGGCTCAGAGGGAGAcgacgaagaggaggaggtgggccTGTCGTACCTGATGAAAGAGGGAATCCAG GATGAGGAAGATGATGGAGACTATgttgaagaagaggaggacgaagacgaggaagaggaagatggag ATGTGGACGGTGTTCAgggggagaagaggaagagagatcCAGAGGATGAAGGtgacgacgatgatgatgaaTAG